One segment of Tenrec ecaudatus isolate mTenEca1 chromosome 1, mTenEca1.hap1, whole genome shotgun sequence DNA contains the following:
- the DVL1 gene encoding segment polarity protein dishevelled homolog DVL-1 isoform X2, with amino-acid sequence MAETKIIYHMDEEETPYLVKLPVAPERVTLADFKNVLSNRPVHAYKFFFKSMDQDFGVVKEEISDDNARLPCFNGRVVSWLVLAEGAHSDAGSQGTDSHTDLPPPLERMGGIGDSRPPSFHPNAASSRDGMDNETGAESLLSHRRERARRRNREGREDASRTNGHPRAERRRDLGLPHDSASTAMSSELESSSFIDSDEEDTSRLSSSTEQSTSSRLIRKHKRRRRRQRMRQTDRASSFSSITDSTMSLNIITVTLNMERHHFLGISIVGQSNDRGDGGIYIGSIMKGGAVAADGRIEPGDMLLQVNDVNFENMTNDDAVRVLREIVSQTGPISLTVAKCWDPTPRSYFTIPRADPVRPIDPAAWLSHTAALTGALPRYELEEVPLTVKSDMSAIVRVMRLPDSGLEIRDRMWLKITIANAVIGADVVDWLYAHVEGFKERREARRYASTMLRHGFLRHTVNKVTFSEQCYYVFGDLCSNLAALNLNNGSSGTSDQDTLAPLPHPAAPWPLGQAFPYQYPGPPPCFPPAYQDPGFSYGSGSAGSQQSEGSKSSGSTRSTGGSSRRALGREQELRAAGTGGSGSELDPTAPSGVGSWRERPASQLSRGSSPHSQASAAPGLPPLCPLAKVYAAVGGPPGGPPVRELASVPPELTGSRQSFQKAMGNPCEFFVDIM; translated from the exons ATGGCGGAAACCAAGATCATCTACCACATGGACGAGGAGGAGACGCCGTACCTGGTCAAGCTGCCCGTGGCCCCCGAGCGCGTCACGCTGGCCGACTTCAAGAACGTGCTCAGCAACCGGCCCGTGCACGCCTACAAATTCTTCTTCAAGTCCATGGACCAGGATTTCGG GGTGGTGAAGGAGGAAATCTCAGATGACAATGCCAGGCTGCCCTGCTTCAATGGCAGAGTGGTCTCCTGG CTGGTCCTGGCCGAGGGTGCACACTCAGACGCGGGGTCTCAGGGCACCGACAGTCACACAGACCTACCCCCACCGCTTGAGCGGATGGGTGGCATCGGGGATTCCCGGCCCCCCTCCTTCCA CCCCAATGCAGCCAGCAGCCGTGACGGCATGGACAACGAGACGGGCGCAGAGTCCCTGCTCAGCCATCGGCGGGAGCGAGCCCGGCGCCGGAACCGTGAGGGCAGAGAGGACG cCTCCCGGACCAATGGGCACCCGCGGGCAGAGCGGCGGCGAGACCTGGGCCTGCCCCATGATAGCGCATCCACCGCGATGAGCAGCGAGCTAGAGTCCAGCAGCTTCATTGACTCCGACGAAGAGGACACCAGCCG GCTGAGCAGCTCCACGGAGCAGAGCACCTCCTCACGGCTGATCCGAAAGCACAAGCGACGGCGTCGGAGGCAGCGCATGCGACAGACAGACCGA GCCTCGTCCTTCAGCAGCATCACGGACTCCACCATGTCCCTGAACATCATTACCGTCACGCTTAACATGG AACGGCACCACTTCCTGGGCATCAGCATTGTGGGGCAGAGCAACGACCGCGGCGATGGTGGCATCTACATCGGCTCCATCATGAAGGGGGGCGCTGTGGCTGCTGATGGCCGCATCGAGCCAGGGGACATGCTGCTGCag gtgAATGATGTCAACTTCGAGAACATGACCAACGATGACGCTGTCCGCGTGCTGCGGGAGATCGTGTCACAGACGGG GCCCATCAGCCTCACCGTGGCCAAGTGTTGGGATCCAACCCCCCGGAGCTACTTCACCATCCCCAGGG CTGACCCAGTGAGGCCCATCGATCCAGCCGCATGGCTGTCCCACACGGCGGCGCTGACAGGCGCCCTGCCCCGCTACG AGCTGGAGGAGGTGCCCCTGACGGTGAAGAGCGACATGAGTGCCATTGTGCGGGTTATGCGGCTGCCGGACTCGGGGCTGGAGATCCGAGACCGCATGTGGCTCAAGATCACCATCGCCAATGCTGTCATTG GCGCGGACGTGGTGGACTGGCTGTACGCCCACGTGGAGGGCTTCAAGGAGCGGCGTGAGGCCCGCAGGTATGCCAGCACCATGCTGAGGCATGGCTTTCTGCGGCACACGGTCAACAAGGTCACCTTCTCGGAGCAGTGCTACTACGTCTTCGGTGACCTGTGCAGCA ACCTGGCGGCCCTGAACCTCAACAACGGCTCCAGCGGGACCTCAGATCAGGACACCCTAGCCCCGCTGCCCCACCCAGCTGCCCCTTGGCCTCTGGGCCAGGCCTTCCCCTACCAGTACCCGGGGCCCCCGCCCTGCTTCCCACCCGCCTACCAGGACCCTGGCTTCAGCTACGGCAGTGGCAGCGCTGGCAGCCAACAGAGTGAAG GAAGCAAGAGCAGCGGGTCCACCCGGAGCACTGGCGGAAGCAGCCGGCGGGCCCTGGGCCGTGAGCAGGAGCTCCGAGCAGCCGGTACAGGGGGCAGCGGCAGCGAGCTGGACCCCACAGCGCCCAGCGGCGTGGGCAGCTGGCGGGAACGCCCAGCCAGCCAGCTCAGCCGCGGCAGCAGCCCTCACAGCCAGGCTTCGGCTGCTCCTGGGCTGCCTCCCCTGTGTCCCCTGGCCAAGGTGTATGCAGCAGTGGGTGGGCCGCCGGGGGGGCCGCCCGTGCGGGAGCTGGCCTCCGTGCCCCCGGAGCTCACAGGCAGCCGCCAGTCCTTCCAGAAGGCCATGGGGAACCCCTGCGAGTTCTTTGTTGACATCATGTGA
- the DVL1 gene encoding segment polarity protein dishevelled homolog DVL-1 isoform X1, whose product MAETKIIYHMDEEETPYLVKLPVAPERVTLADFKNVLSNRPVHAYKFFFKSMDQDFGVVKEEISDDNARLPCFNGRVVSWLVLAEGAHSDAGSQGTDSHTDLPPPLERMGGIGDSRPPSFHPNAASSRDGMDNETGAESLLSHRRERARRRNREGREDASRTNGHPRAERRRDLGLPHDSASTAMSSELESSSFIDSDEEDTSRLSSSTEQSTSSRLIRKHKRRRRRQRMRQTDRASSFSSITDSTMSLNIITVTLNMERHHFLGISIVGQSNDRGDGGIYIGSIMKGGAVAADGRIEPGDMLLQVNDVNFENMTNDDAVRVLREIVSQTGPISLTVAKCWDPTPRSYFTIPRADPVRPIDPAAWLSHTAALTGALPRYGTSPCSSAVTRTSSSSLTSSVPGAPQLEEVPLTVKSDMSAIVRVMRLPDSGLEIRDRMWLKITIANAVIGADVVDWLYAHVEGFKERREARRYASTMLRHGFLRHTVNKVTFSEQCYYVFGDLCSNLAALNLNNGSSGTSDQDTLAPLPHPAAPWPLGQAFPYQYPGPPPCFPPAYQDPGFSYGSGSAGSQQSEGSKSSGSTRSTGGSSRRALGREQELRAAGTGGSGSELDPTAPSGVGSWRERPASQLSRGSSPHSQASAAPGLPPLCPLAKVYAAVGGPPGGPPVRELASVPPELTGSRQSFQKAMGNPCEFFVDIM is encoded by the exons ATGGCGGAAACCAAGATCATCTACCACATGGACGAGGAGGAGACGCCGTACCTGGTCAAGCTGCCCGTGGCCCCCGAGCGCGTCACGCTGGCCGACTTCAAGAACGTGCTCAGCAACCGGCCCGTGCACGCCTACAAATTCTTCTTCAAGTCCATGGACCAGGATTTCGG GGTGGTGAAGGAGGAAATCTCAGATGACAATGCCAGGCTGCCCTGCTTCAATGGCAGAGTGGTCTCCTGG CTGGTCCTGGCCGAGGGTGCACACTCAGACGCGGGGTCTCAGGGCACCGACAGTCACACAGACCTACCCCCACCGCTTGAGCGGATGGGTGGCATCGGGGATTCCCGGCCCCCCTCCTTCCA CCCCAATGCAGCCAGCAGCCGTGACGGCATGGACAACGAGACGGGCGCAGAGTCCCTGCTCAGCCATCGGCGGGAGCGAGCCCGGCGCCGGAACCGTGAGGGCAGAGAGGACG cCTCCCGGACCAATGGGCACCCGCGGGCAGAGCGGCGGCGAGACCTGGGCCTGCCCCATGATAGCGCATCCACCGCGATGAGCAGCGAGCTAGAGTCCAGCAGCTTCATTGACTCCGACGAAGAGGACACCAGCCG GCTGAGCAGCTCCACGGAGCAGAGCACCTCCTCACGGCTGATCCGAAAGCACAAGCGACGGCGTCGGAGGCAGCGCATGCGACAGACAGACCGA GCCTCGTCCTTCAGCAGCATCACGGACTCCACCATGTCCCTGAACATCATTACCGTCACGCTTAACATGG AACGGCACCACTTCCTGGGCATCAGCATTGTGGGGCAGAGCAACGACCGCGGCGATGGTGGCATCTACATCGGCTCCATCATGAAGGGGGGCGCTGTGGCTGCTGATGGCCGCATCGAGCCAGGGGACATGCTGCTGCag gtgAATGATGTCAACTTCGAGAACATGACCAACGATGACGCTGTCCGCGTGCTGCGGGAGATCGTGTCACAGACGGG GCCCATCAGCCTCACCGTGGCCAAGTGTTGGGATCCAACCCCCCGGAGCTACTTCACCATCCCCAGGG CTGACCCAGTGAGGCCCATCGATCCAGCCGCATGGCTGTCCCACACGGCGGCGCTGACAGGCGCCCTGCCCCGCTACGGTACGAGCCCCTGCTCCAGCGCCGTCACACGTACCAGCTCCTCCTCACTAACCAGCTCTGTGCCCGGTGCTCCAC AGCTGGAGGAGGTGCCCCTGACGGTGAAGAGCGACATGAGTGCCATTGTGCGGGTTATGCGGCTGCCGGACTCGGGGCTGGAGATCCGAGACCGCATGTGGCTCAAGATCACCATCGCCAATGCTGTCATTG GCGCGGACGTGGTGGACTGGCTGTACGCCCACGTGGAGGGCTTCAAGGAGCGGCGTGAGGCCCGCAGGTATGCCAGCACCATGCTGAGGCATGGCTTTCTGCGGCACACGGTCAACAAGGTCACCTTCTCGGAGCAGTGCTACTACGTCTTCGGTGACCTGTGCAGCA ACCTGGCGGCCCTGAACCTCAACAACGGCTCCAGCGGGACCTCAGATCAGGACACCCTAGCCCCGCTGCCCCACCCAGCTGCCCCTTGGCCTCTGGGCCAGGCCTTCCCCTACCAGTACCCGGGGCCCCCGCCCTGCTTCCCACCCGCCTACCAGGACCCTGGCTTCAGCTACGGCAGTGGCAGCGCTGGCAGCCAACAGAGTGAAG GAAGCAAGAGCAGCGGGTCCACCCGGAGCACTGGCGGAAGCAGCCGGCGGGCCCTGGGCCGTGAGCAGGAGCTCCGAGCAGCCGGTACAGGGGGCAGCGGCAGCGAGCTGGACCCCACAGCGCCCAGCGGCGTGGGCAGCTGGCGGGAACGCCCAGCCAGCCAGCTCAGCCGCGGCAGCAGCCCTCACAGCCAGGCTTCGGCTGCTCCTGGGCTGCCTCCCCTGTGTCCCCTGGCCAAGGTGTATGCAGCAGTGGGTGGGCCGCCGGGGGGGCCGCCCGTGCGGGAGCTGGCCTCCGTGCCCCCGGAGCTCACAGGCAGCCGCCAGTCCTTCCAGAAGGCCATGGGGAACCCCTGCGAGTTCTTTGTTGACATCATGTGA